A single region of the Thermodesulfatator indicus DSM 15286 genome encodes:
- a CDS encoding FKBP-type peptidyl-prolyl cis-trans isomerase, with the protein MEDKTVAPNKVITLSYQLEIEGKETPAWFARPMKVSFLLGRDPLMPIIEQAIVGAKEGEEITVTIPPEQAYGPYDKNLVQEISLDQLKNPDQVKEGEYYQEVTPTGRQLMFLVIAKKDGKVVADFNHPAAGHNVIMKIKIDEVREATAMDFAACDMRNCGSG; encoded by the coding sequence ATGGAAGACAAAACCGTTGCCCCTAACAAAGTAATTACCCTGAGCTACCAGCTCGAAATTGAAGGCAAAGAAACTCCAGCCTGGTTTGCCAGGCCTATGAAAGTGAGCTTTCTCCTTGGCCGTGATCCTCTCATGCCTATTATTGAACAAGCTATTGTTGGTGCTAAAGAAGGTGAAGAAATCACCGTTACTATCCCGCCTGAGCAGGCTTACGGTCCTTATGACAAAAATCTTGTCCAGGAAATTTCTCTTGACCAGCTCAAAAATCCAGACCAGGTTAAAGAAGGCGAATATTATCAAGAAGTTACTCCTACTGGCCGCCAGCTTATGTTTTTAGTAATAGCTAAAAAAGACGGCAAAGTCGTGGCTGATTTTAATCACCCTGCTGCTGGCCACAACGTAATTATGAAAATCAAGATAGACGAAGTTCGTGAAGCCACGGCTATGGATTTTGCCGCTTGTGATATGCGCAATTGCGGAAGTGGCTGA
- a CDS encoding ASCH domain-containing protein, protein MGGYMDRKLLDQLKKKVQAELVKKERETLEYWLQELQKIYAKKHQTLPEFKADVRQFMERMKNRLEVLKTKGL, encoded by the coding sequence ATGGGAGGATATATGGACCGGAAGCTTTTAGATCAACTCAAAAAGAAAGTACAAGCAGAACTGGTAAAAAAAGAAAGGGAAACCTTAGAGTATTGGCTTCAGGAACTTCAAAAAATATATGCTAAAAAACACCAAACTCTTCCTGAATTTAAAGCGGATGTGCGCCAATTTATGGAACGCATGAAAAACAGACTCGAAGTCTTAAAGACCAAAGGTCTATAG
- a CDS encoding alpha-amylase/4-alpha-glucanotransferase domain-containing protein: MKLPFVFGVHNHQPLGNFDSVIRRLTEESYYPFLKILAKYPFFCISLHVSGILLKWWEDNHPTTFELLGELISRGQIEPVVGGFFEPILAVIPREDRKEQILRHKDYIKKQFGKTSIGLWLTERVWDQPLVEDLALLGIKYVVVDDRHFLVTGFEKNDLYGYYLTEAEGHKLAVFPIDETLRYAIPFWPVERLGLYLADVVSRGGRLAVYFDDGEKFGVWPGTKKWVFEEGWLETFLKTMGQWIEEEKIELMTYAQALEKVKPNGLAYLPTASYSEMEEWALPAKRILELEELLKRLKPEKTRFSAFIRGGHWRNFFVKYPESNHLHKRMLQVSELSRRKIDPEARLDLLASQCNDAYWHGIFGGLYLPHLRQAVWQKLLSAEGKLRAKQKAKIDTCDVDYDGQEEIFFSSAKAVAIFKPSYGAQLIEWSRLCHPHNYTNVLTRRFEAYHEAIKYPEEQPVDFEEGVSSIHTLRKKPSEEVLKALVYDWYERHSLIEHFFDPNRRLSDFVRCDFAEWGDFANQPFNCHKKGKELIFFRDGGLYPPGSPRRPLLLRKKIKLEKSGLVLDVSYELEYRASQKTRCFFGVELNIYPPLLAYGKGNIKVDGQTIDFTKPVSFSGKELAIEGPKKEKFVLKLEEQASFFMFPVKTVSQSEAGFDLTTQGLAIMPFWAVEFKEGSLFTKRLTLKIT, translated from the coding sequence ATGAAATTGCCGTTTGTTTTTGGAGTCCATAATCATCAACCCCTTGGCAATTTTGATTCTGTGATAAGGCGGCTGACTGAAGAAAGTTATTACCCTTTCCTGAAAATATTGGCCAAATATCCTTTCTTTTGTATAAGCCTTCATGTTAGCGGTATTTTACTCAAGTGGTGGGAAGATAATCATCCCACCACTTTCGAGCTTTTAGGAGAATTAATTTCCCGAGGCCAAATCGAGCCAGTGGTAGGGGGTTTTTTTGAACCTATCTTGGCCGTTATCCCTAGAGAGGACCGTAAAGAACAGATTCTTCGTCATAAAGACTATATAAAGAAACAGTTTGGGAAGACATCAATAGGCCTCTGGCTTACTGAGCGTGTGTGGGATCAGCCACTGGTGGAGGACTTGGCCTTATTAGGGATAAAATATGTAGTTGTTGACGACCGACATTTTCTCGTCACGGGTTTCGAAAAAAACGACTTGTATGGTTACTATCTTACTGAGGCTGAAGGGCACAAGCTTGCGGTTTTCCCAATAGATGAGACTTTGCGTTACGCAATCCCTTTCTGGCCAGTAGAAAGGCTTGGACTTTATCTTGCTGATGTGGTTTCTCGGGGAGGACGGCTTGCCGTTTATTTTGACGATGGCGAAAAATTTGGAGTATGGCCTGGGACTAAAAAGTGGGTCTTTGAAGAAGGTTGGCTTGAGACTTTTTTGAAGACTATGGGCCAGTGGATTGAAGAAGAAAAAATTGAACTTATGACTTATGCGCAAGCGTTAGAAAAAGTTAAGCCAAATGGGCTGGCCTACTTGCCTACAGCTTCATACTCAGAAATGGAAGAATGGGCCCTTCCGGCCAAGCGAATTCTTGAACTTGAGGAGCTTTTAAAGCGTCTCAAACCTGAAAAAACTCGCTTTTCTGCTTTTATAAGAGGTGGTCATTGGCGAAATTTTTTTGTTAAGTATCCAGAGTCAAATCATCTCCATAAACGCATGCTGCAAGTGAGCGAGCTTTCAAGGCGAAAGATCGACCCTGAGGCCAGGCTCGATCTTCTTGCCTCCCAGTGTAATGATGCATATTGGCACGGGATCTTCGGCGGTCTTTATCTGCCCCATTTACGCCAGGCGGTATGGCAGAAGCTATTATCTGCTGAAGGCAAATTAAGGGCAAAGCAAAAAGCAAAAATTGATACTTGTGATGTTGATTATGACGGCCAGGAAGAAATATTCTTTTCTTCGGCCAAAGCCGTGGCTATTTTTAAACCTTCTTATGGTGCACAGCTGATAGAGTGGTCACGGCTTTGCCATCCACACAATTACACGAACGTTCTTACCAGACGCTTTGAAGCCTATCACGAAGCCATAAAATACCCAGAAGAACAACCTGTTGATTTTGAAGAAGGAGTTTCAAGCATCCATACCCTTCGCAAAAAGCCTTCTGAAGAAGTATTAAAGGCCTTGGTTTATGACTGGTATGAAAGGCATAGCTTAATTGAGCACTTTTTTGATCCAAATCGTAGGCTTTCTGATTTTGTTAGATGTGATTTTGCTGAATGGGGAGACTTTGCTAACCAGCCTTTTAACTGCCATAAAAAGGGAAAAGAACTGATATTTTTCCGTGATGGTGGTCTTTATCCCCCAGGTTCTCCAAGAAGGCCCCTTTTATTGCGCAAAAAGATAAAACTGGAGAAATCGGGTCTTGTTTTAGATGTTTCCTATGAACTGGAGTATCGTGCTTCTCAAAAAACTAGATGTTTCTTCGGGGTGGAATTAAATATTTATCCGCCGCTTTTGGCTTATGGTAAAGGAAATATAAAAGTTGACGGCCAAACAATAGATTTTACTAAGCCGGTGAGCTTTTCTGGAAAAGAGTTGGCAATAGAAGGTCCTAAAAAAGAAAAATTTGTTCTCAAACTAGAAGAACAAGCAAGCTTTTTTATGTTCCCGGTGAAGACGGTCAGTCAATCTGAGGCCGGCTTTGATTTAACTACCCAAGGTCTGGCAATTATGCCTTTCTGGGCAGTGGAATTTAAAGAAGGTAGCCTTTTTACCAAAAGACTAACTCTAAAAATAACTTAG
- the nadA gene encoding quinolinate synthase NadA, whose product MGEQPALNELQQEIRELARDRKAIILAHNYQPPEIQDVADLVGDSLELSLKAAQTEAEVIVFCGVRFMAETAAIVSPDKLVVFPRVEAGCEMADMITVEDVEALKAKYPGAPVVTYVNSYVEIKAVSDICCTSANAVNVVKALPEKEVIFIPDKNLARYTQRFLKDKKIHYFEGYCPFHDVLTVEEVKAARKAHPEALFIAHPECRPEVIDLADAVRSTSGMLRYVRESKAKEFIIGTEVGLLYPLKKQNPDKEFYPASEKMLCEAMKIISLEDLKKSLETLSPTVKVPEDIRIKAYRAVTRMLEIPRT is encoded by the coding sequence ATGGGTGAACAGCCAGCCTTGAATGAACTTCAGCAAGAGATAAGAGAGCTTGCGCGAGATCGTAAAGCCATTATTTTGGCCCATAATTATCAGCCCCCAGAGATTCAAGATGTAGCTGATCTTGTTGGTGATTCTCTTGAACTTTCCCTGAAAGCCGCTCAAACCGAGGCGGAAGTTATTGTCTTTTGCGGGGTGCGCTTTATGGCCGAGACCGCGGCCATAGTTTCGCCAGACAAATTGGTAGTTTTCCCACGGGTAGAGGCGGGCTGCGAGATGGCTGATATGATAACCGTTGAAGATGTAGAAGCCCTTAAGGCAAAATATCCTGGCGCGCCTGTGGTAACTTATGTCAATTCCTATGTAGAAATAAAGGCCGTCTCTGATATTTGTTGCACTTCAGCTAACGCTGTAAATGTGGTTAAGGCTTTACCGGAAAAAGAAGTAATCTTTATCCCGGACAAAAATCTAGCTCGCTACACCCAGCGTTTTTTAAAAGATAAAAAAATTCACTATTTTGAAGGCTATTGTCCTTTCCATGATGTGTTAACGGTGGAAGAGGTTAAAGCGGCGCGCAAAGCACATCCAGAGGCTCTCTTTATAGCCCATCCAGAATGCCGCCCTGAGGTAATTGACCTGGCTGATGCCGTAAGGTCAACCAGCGGTATGTTACGCTATGTTCGCGAGTCCAAAGCTAAAGAATTCATTATAGGTACAGAGGTTGGGCTTTTATATCCTTTGAAAAAACAAAACCCCGATAAAGAATTTTATCCGGCTTCAGAAAAGATGCTCTGCGAGGCCATGAAGATTATTTCCCTTGAAGATTTAAAAAAATCGCTCGAAACTTTATCTCCCACGGTAAAGGTTCCTGAAGATATAAGGATCAAGGCTTACCGGGCGGTAACTCGTATGTTAGAAATCCCTCGCACTTAG
- the lolA gene encoding outer membrane lipoprotein chaperone LolA: protein MPTEIAQRVEAYYQATKSFAGEFEQEVLFKRGGQVKISKGKVFYKKPGLMRWEYEWPEKLLVIFDGKTIYVYSPKDKQVMVFPLDQSLSSKVTVNFLKGQADILRDFELSSFEKLSEKKVALTLIPKDQETQVQKICLIVTPENGAIKEIWFWDQLENLTKIKFFKIKRNVKLKSSIFHFEPPRDVEIIRQR from the coding sequence TTGCCGACCGAGATAGCCCAGCGCGTTGAGGCTTATTATCAGGCAACCAAAAGTTTTGCTGGTGAATTTGAACAAGAAGTTCTTTTCAAAAGAGGTGGCCAGGTAAAGATTTCTAAAGGTAAAGTTTTTTATAAAAAACCCGGCCTTATGCGCTGGGAATATGAGTGGCCTGAGAAACTTCTGGTCATATTTGACGGTAAAACCATTTATGTTTATAGCCCTAAGGATAAACAGGTGATGGTTTTTCCGTTAGATCAATCATTATCTTCTAAGGTTACAGTTAATTTTCTCAAAGGTCAGGCTGACATTTTGCGAGATTTTGAGCTTAGCTCCTTTGAAAAACTTTCTGAAAAAAAGGTAGCCCTTACTCTTATTCCTAAAGATCAGGAAACTCAGGTACAAAAAATTTGTCTAATTGTTACTCCTGAAAATGGAGCCATTAAAGAGATATGGTTTTGGGATCAGCTCGAAAACCTTACGAAAATTAAATTTTTTAAAATAAAACGAAATGTTAAACTTAAATCGTCCATTTTTCACTTTGAACCTCCAAGAGATGTTGAGATAATAAGACAGAGGTGA
- a CDS encoding DNA translocase FtsK, with product MFNRFKHEIIGIVLLALGVFIFLALVGYHPDDPGFGRVGAIQVKNFTGLIGAYISAFFFDLAGIGAWFVPIFLILGGIWLFSGQKQGLRLLVAAVLFISSVSFLEPLANLHGEIGPYPLNGGLLGVLGKQLVALLGKPGLFLIIVLFQLVALSLISGFSPKELLERAKNFVVFLISKFKTFFSRETHESPVQEARELVSAFEPQIPEAQEIYPEPEEDLYTPEKDESKKLPTPSIGQKFQKPPLNLLNDPPPQVKRESKEELLARAKLLEQKLEDFGVRGKVTEICPGPVITVYEYEPAPGIKINKISSLADDLALGLKAASVRIVAPIPGKSAVGIEVANREREIVYLKEILASETYRKAKSKLTLALGKDISGRPVVTDLAKMPHLLIAGATGTGKSVCLHSMLMSLLFKATPEEVRLLLIDPKRIELSVYDGIPHLLHPVLLEPKTATLALKWAVAEMERRYQLLEEARARNLESYNAQAEEKLPYIVIVVDELADLMVVSSKDVEMSLTRLAQMARASGIHLLLATQRPSVDVLTGIIKANFPARISFQVSSRTDSRTILDTGGAERLLGAGDMLFLPPGTSKLKRIHGAYISEEEVKRVIEFLQSQGEPAYEIEFTVTEEGGSEIADDEVDELYEQAVQIVVQTGQASISMLQRRLRVGYNRAARMIERMEKEGIVGPSDGVRPRPVLRSPDK from the coding sequence CGTTTTAAACACGAAATTATAGGTATAGTTTTACTAGCTCTTGGAGTTTTTATTTTTTTAGCCTTGGTGGGTTATCACCCTGATGATCCTGGTTTTGGTCGTGTTGGAGCTATTCAGGTTAAAAATTTTACCGGTCTTATCGGGGCTTATATATCTGCCTTTTTCTTTGATCTTGCAGGTATTGGGGCCTGGTTTGTCCCTATTTTTTTGATCCTTGGAGGAATCTGGCTTTTTAGCGGCCAAAAACAGGGATTAAGGCTTCTGGTGGCGGCGGTTCTTTTTATATCTTCGGTTTCTTTTCTGGAACCATTGGCCAACCTTCATGGAGAAATTGGGCCTTATCCATTAAACGGTGGCCTCCTAGGCGTTTTAGGCAAACAGTTAGTAGCCCTTTTAGGTAAACCAGGGCTTTTCCTCATCATAGTTTTGTTTCAGTTGGTAGCACTTTCTTTGATTTCCGGCTTTTCTCCAAAAGAGCTTTTAGAAAGGGCCAAAAACTTCGTTGTCTTTTTGATAAGTAAGTTTAAAACTTTCTTTTCAAGAGAAACTCATGAATCTCCGGTTCAGGAAGCAAGAGAACTGGTTTCGGCCTTTGAACCACAAATTCCAGAGGCTCAAGAAATCTACCCTGAGCCAGAAGAAGACCTTTATACTCCAGAAAAAGACGAGTCTAAAAAATTGCCTACCCCCAGTATAGGGCAGAAATTTCAAAAACCTCCATTAAACTTGTTGAATGATCCTCCGCCTCAGGTAAAACGCGAAAGTAAAGAAGAGCTTTTGGCCAGAGCCAAGCTTCTCGAACAAAAGCTTGAAGACTTTGGGGTAAGAGGAAAGGTAACAGAGATTTGTCCAGGCCCGGTAATTACAGTTTATGAATACGAACCAGCTCCTGGTATAAAAATCAATAAGATTTCTTCTCTGGCCGATGACTTAGCCCTTGGGCTTAAGGCGGCAAGTGTTCGTATTGTAGCCCCGATACCTGGCAAATCAGCTGTAGGTATAGAGGTAGCTAACCGTGAACGGGAGATTGTTTATTTGAAAGAAATTCTTGCCAGTGAGACCTATCGTAAAGCCAAATCAAAGCTGACGCTGGCCCTGGGAAAAGATATTTCAGGACGTCCAGTGGTTACAGACTTGGCCAAAATGCCCCACCTCCTCATAGCTGGAGCCACTGGGACAGGGAAAAGTGTGTGCCTCCATTCCATGCTTATGAGCCTTCTTTTTAAGGCTACTCCTGAAGAAGTACGCTTGCTCCTTATAGATCCTAAACGTATTGAACTTTCGGTTTATGACGGCATTCCTCATCTTTTACATCCGGTACTACTTGAGCCCAAAACCGCTACTCTGGCCTTAAAATGGGCAGTAGCTGAGATGGAAAGGCGCTATCAGCTCCTTGAAGAAGCCAGGGCGAGAAACCTTGAATCTTATAACGCCCAGGCAGAAGAAAAGCTCCCGTATATTGTCATAGTGGTGGATGAGCTGGCAGACCTCATGGTAGTTTCGTCAAAAGATGTAGAAATGTCTCTTACTAGATTAGCCCAAATGGCTAGGGCTTCAGGTATTCATTTGCTTTTGGCTACCCAGAGGCCATCGGTAGATGTGTTAACCGGTATTATAAAAGCGAATTTTCCTGCTAGGATTTCATTTCAAGTATCTTCTCGTACTGATTCTCGTACCATTTTAGACACAGGTGGAGCAGAAAGGCTCCTTGGTGCTGGAGACATGCTCTTTTTGCCTCCTGGAACTTCAAAATTAAAGCGTATTCATGGGGCTTATATAAGCGAAGAAGAAGTAAAAAGGGTGATTGAATTCCTGCAATCCCAGGGTGAACCCGCTTACGAGATAGAGTTTACGGTAACCGAAGAGGGTGGTTCAGAAATTGCTGACGATGAAGTTGATGAACTTTATGAACAGGCTGTACAAATCGTAGTGCAAACCGGCCAAGCGTCTATTTCTATGTTACAAAGACGTTTAAGAGTGGGCTATAATAGAGCTGCTCGCATGATAGAAAGAATGGAAAAGGAGGGAATCGTTGGTCCGTCAGATGGTGTTCGTCCTCGTCCTGTGCTTAGGAGTCCTGATAAATAA